In Trichomycterus rosablanca isolate fTriRos1 chromosome 25, fTriRos1.hap1, whole genome shotgun sequence, the sequence agatccagggttacagctccacatgtatctgtgtttatctggattctcctccctgtttcacttttaaacttgtgttacagctccagcttctgagaaatggtgagaatcagaatcagcttctcccagagtctaaataaagcttctggttgaaaataaagcttaacgtggtttaatgtagtaaaagaaggagacaggagcactaaacttctcttcatcaCAGTTAATAACAGATTCAAAAATACCACGATTCAAATAGATTtgtcatgtaaaatgaatcgagaTTCACTTCAACcaacagagggcgctggcgctatacaccttgcctgcttgacgtcactggcgctatatgcctggttgccaaattcggggggttttcagccaaattgggcttaattcaaaatagttttgcatagtttatacctacctcagaaataaaaggacgttcattatttagatttgtcttcaatttcagttttaaaaaaatcgtatcgtgaatcgcatcgcatcgtggctagagtgtatcgttacatccctactactgctcataagttcctccactaatcacattcctcacgcACTGTTtcactacaataagtcacgctaagttttgttcgtatcaaacagttcgtctcattggaggagcttcgAAAAGGTCAGCGAACatcaaactgggtcaaagttcaatcaggaaCCTACCCGCTCCTAAACCGGCCACGAACGCCGCGCCCAGACACGACATGTCGAAGTGAGCCGGGCGCGAGATCTTACGGCCCAGCAGGTCGGTGGTTAACTGCATGATGAAATCGTTGGTGCACACGCCACCGTCCGCCCTGTCCACACGAAACACAAAACACGGCGCCGGTCAGTACGGAGCCGAGGGTAACGACACCACTGCTGCACTCGTTACCGGGCTCAGTGGACCTGATTTTCGTGATGGGTATACGGGTTTCCCCGAGCATGACATCAAAGAGCTGCTTGTTCCTGGAAAACAACCGTTAGAGCAAAATTACCACCAGATcatgaacatttatttacattcattcaATAGTGCATATGATAATGATCCTGATCCAGACAGACCCAGAAGAACTGACGGACAGCTGGACAGATGTGAACCCACCTGAAGGCGATGGACTCTAGAATGGCACGAACCAGGTGAGACTTGGTGGTGGACGGTTTCAAACCCATGAACGCGGCACACGCCTTAGGGTCGTTTAATGGtgcctgatacacacacacacacacacacacacacacacacacacacgttacataGGGGCAGTAATATATACCGTAATGATATAGATTAATATAGGCGTGCACACGCACCTGCAAGCCGCTGAAAGACGGAACAAAACACACTCCATCAGAGTCGCTGACACTGTTCGCCATGGCCGCCGTCTCTTTCACGTCTTTAAAcagctctacacacacacacacacacacgagtaaacacacacactcctccctGTGCCCGACTGGCAGATAGCACCActgtggattcgaaccctggatctcagtcgAGAGTTTTAAGAAGGTCGGCGGGTCGATACTCACCGATCTCCTGAGCCCATCTGATGGCGGTTCCTGTGCCGGCAGCATTTCCTTCAGCCAGGTACGTCACCTCAGAGCCCATCTTCCATCCCACCAGAGGATACagacctatacacacacacacacacgcaacacTCACACTGAGcttaagtacacacacacaaacacaccctgCATGTGTGTTAATCTTCCTCCAGtcttttatctgtgtgtgtgtgtgtgtgtgtgtgtgtgtgtaccagccACTGAGGTGTGGGGTTTGTTCCCCGTGTTGATGTCCATGAAGGTTCCCGTTCCCATGGTGATCTTCACATCACCGGCGGCGAAGCAGCACTCGCCGAACATCGCCGCCTGTTGATCGGCCATCTGAGGCGGCATAACGACAAGAAACGGACGTTAATTCAACGAAACATTTCATTACAAACACGACTGTTCTTTATATCATGAAAAACTGATCTGATCAGGAAAATAacggaataaataataaaccaaaCATCATAATTACTCACAACTGACATGATGGGTATCGAAACCCCAAATATCGAGGGATCAGACGAGCCGAAGTGGTGACTGGAgggagagaaagacagacaaaaatagaaacagagagagagagagagagagacagaaagagagagagagaatttaaTTGAACAGGGGggcagagggagagagagaaaaagaaagagacagacggagacagagagacacacagacagacagaggtggatagagagacagacagagaggcaCAAACGGACAGaggcagacagagagatagaggCAGAGAGAGTCAGAcagaaaaagacagacagagtcaCAGAGAAAGAGGCAGAGATAGACACAGAGAGAGGgtcagacagagagacagaaagtcagacagagagagagacagagagaaagacagacagagagaaagggGCAGAgatacagagagacagacagacagtaaaaTAGCGGCAGAGACGGAggtacagagagagacagacagaaagacacagagatagagacagagacagagagagatgcagagagagagacagagagtcagacagagacagacagaaaaacagataaagagacagacagagacatatagagagagagacagacagagagagagacaggttaATTAATCTCTATAAATAATGAAGCTGAATTCTAATCAGCAGGTGATGAATGATTGTACCTGGTGTCGTGCACCTGAGGGAGGATGGACTGAGGTAGAGAGAGAAGAGAGCACAAGAACCCACTCCAGCACatctataatacacacacacacacacacgcacgcacgcacacacacacacacacacacacacacacacacacacacacacacacacacacacacacacacacacacacacacacacacacacacacacacacacacacacacacacacacacacacacacacacacacacacacacacacacacacacacacacagagagagagagtatggtCACCAGGAGTAATAAAATGCTGCTGTTGATGTTGGACCAGTACGGCTCCGGTGATGAAACGATACGAGCGAGACTTTACCTGATATGAATCGAATATGGCGGTGGAGCTGGCGTTGGAATAATCTGTAGCGTGGACCAAACCTACAGAGCAAAAACAcaaacgtttacatttacagaggAAACTCatacggacacggggagaacatgcaaaaccccacacagaaaggaccctgattgcCCAACAGGGGGATCAAACCCACTGTGACACACTTCAGCCCAGCACATGATGAATAAAgtttattacactttattaacattattgttACAGTTCTACACTGCTGTATTTTATTCAGAATATCAGACACATTAACACCGTCCACAGTGTCACATGATTAGCTACGGTTTTAGTGATTTGAAGATATATCGCCGCTACATTTCCAGAGCTTTGAAGCTGAGGTGGATTCTCCCGTTTACCTTTGGTGAGTTTATATAGCAGCCAGGTATCGATGGTCCCAAAACAGCAGGTTCCTTCATCCACCGCCTGCTTCAGCTGAGAGAGACCGAGAGCATAAACAGAGAGAGTCGTTCAGAatgaagcttaacgtggtttaatgtagtaaaagaaggagac encodes:
- the gk5 gene encoding putative glycerol kinase 5 codes for the protein MGTLRNGLSKRESFILSVDVGTTSIRCHVYDKQANIRGSYSKKVSLLYPESGWVEMDPEDLWQGFVSVVKGAVQDSGLQMYQMEALGISTQRATFTTWDRKSGKPFHNFISWQDLRSAEMVGSWNNSCTMKAVHGVMKTLHFLTRQKRFLAASLVVFTTQHVSMRLAWALRNIPQLKQAVDEGTCCFGTIDTWLLYKLTKGLVHATDYSNASSTAIFDSYQMCWSGFLCSLLSLPQSILPQVHDTSHHFGSSDPSIFGVSIPIMSVMADQQAAMFGECCFAAGDVKITMGTGTFMDINTGNKPHTSVAGLYPLVGWKMGSEVTYLAEGNAAGTGTAIRWAQEIELFKDVKETAAMANSVSDSDGVCFVPSFSGLQAPLNDPKACAAFMGLKPSTTKSHLVRAILESIAFRNKQLFDVMLGETRIPITKIRADGGVCTNDFIMQLTTDLLGRKISRPAHFDMSCLGAAFVAGLGAGYWKSKEELKKLHTTDHLFLPRGARGGGPTGVYKPVLQYWEEALQRSMHWYSQA